The Brachyhypopomus gauderio isolate BG-103 chromosome 2, BGAUD_0.2, whole genome shotgun sequence genome contains a region encoding:
- the c2cd5 gene encoding C2 domain-containing protein 5 isoform X4: MPGKLKAKIVAGRHLPVMDRASDLTDAFVEVKFGNTTFKTDVCPKSLNPQWNSEWFKFEVDDEDLQDEPLQITVLDHDTYSANDAIGKVYIDIDPLLCSEAATVISGWFPIYDTIHGIRGEINVLVKVDLFNDLNRFRQSSCGVKFFCTMSIPRCFRAMVIHGFVEELVVNEDPEYQWIDRIRTPRASNEARQRLISLMSGELQRKIGLKVLEMGGNAVVGYLQCFDLEGESGLVVRAIGTACTLDKISSTCPAAVVPNLSNSSPSKDMKDSLQAVPSTLGCRSTHSSPVHSASSRLSQGFSVSVPTLLFAGMKNRQRSSEGPRARQCRAVFGEEAPGVPLSSGPPTPLRAQTFSSFSPSKSYSRQSSSSDTELSLTPKTARICLSPSSPLHQCKSSPLPTMVPRSRTPPLLHVSQSDTAMLRKSVSFSEDLLLVASGMGSGGSAGKEAGPLKALLRQQTQSALEQREFPFFTLTGFPVGFLLHVGGVVSARSVKLLDRIHNPDEPETRDAWWEEIRQEIKSHAKALGCHAVVGYSESTSICEEVCILSASGTAAILSSRFMQDGALDTEHRFEDTAPPACGFCHIPYDELNMPFPAQLTYCHCCRRHKVPDVLFTTIDVPTEASITGKGCLIQARLCRTKKKAQGEGNATAISNLLPFLEYELHTQLLNKLKLRGMNALFGLRVQISVGDTMLLGLASATGVYLTALPSPGGIQIAGKTPSDLTYEQHVSNMQKKINDTIAKNKELYEISPPEWVEEVIGSPIPESRQRSRIFRSHSESSDEVLELDLSHGKKDAFVLEIDDTDAIEDIHSLLTDAPTPPGFYSCNTEIMPGIYNWTSSLQMFTSVRVFRLSNANLTNQGLNKIFNDLCENLLKSLYFKLRSMVPCCLCHVNFIVAVPEDELIQVAVTAVAMSLDKDQTQENGRQSGDKTLMKAITENEEQLQFPLELSAECPSNPLSSAKGLSEVSGPLPSARDRCSSWIEQIRLKAHTIRRGSIKTTSSLEKSSPLPDSRSRSLRSNRSCPSSSVAVVKMTPLSFLPGTKIIKYLGIINMFFIRETTSLREEGGVSGFLHSFIAEVFAMVRAHVAALGGNAVVSYSMKECVFMENPNKNQAQCLINVSGDAVIFIRESELEATPSQTQSGNVQTSSNGEGT, from the exons ATGCCAGGAAAACTGAAGGCGAAGATTGTGGCGGGTCGGCATCTGCCCGTCATGGACCGTGCCAGCGATCTCACTGACGCTTTTGTGGAG GTGAAGTTTGGAAACACAACTTTTAAAACTGATGTGTGTCCCAAGTCTCTGAATCCTCAGTGGAATTCAGAGTGGTTTAAGTTTGAG GTAGATGACGAGGACTTACAGGACGAGCCATTGCAGATAACAGTTCTGGATCATGACACGTACAGCGCTAATGATGCCATAGGAAAGGTTTACATCGACATTGACCCGCTGCTTTGCAGTGAAGCTGCTACAGTAATCTCTGGCTGGTTTCCCATCTATGACACCATACatg GCATAAGAGGAGAGATCAATGTCCTAGTCAAAGTCGACCTCTTCAATGACCTGAACCGATTCCGTCAGTCTTCCTGTGGAGTCAAGTTCTTCTGTA CCATGTCGATCCCGCGCTGTTTCCGTGCCATGGTCATCCATGGCTTTGTGGAAGAGCTGGTGGTGAACGAGGATCCAGAGTACCAGTGGATCGACCGAATCCGGACTCCCCGGGCGTCCAACGAGGCCCGCCAGAGACTCATCTCGCTTATGTCAG GCGAACTCCAGCGTAAGATAGGTCTGAAGGTGCTGGAGATGGGTGGGAATGCAGTGGTTGGCTACCTGCAGTGTTTCGACCTGGAGGGCGAGTCCGGGCTGGTCGTGCGAGCTATCGGTACTGCCTGCACACTCGACAAAATCAGCAGCACGTGTCCAGCCGCCGTGGTCCCCAACCTGTCCAACTCGTCTCCATCGAAAGACATGAAAGA ctctcTGCAGGCTGTCCCTTCCACTCTTGGATGTCGTTCCACTCACAGCAGCCCGGTTCACAGTGCGAGCAGCCGTCTCTCTCAGGGCTTCTCCGTGTCTGTGCCAACACTGCTGTTCGCCGGTATGAAAAACAGACAAAGGAGCTCAGAGGGCCCCAGAGCCAGGCAGTGTAG GGCAGTTTTTGGGGAGGAGGCCCCTGGCGTTCCGTTGTCCTCAggaccccccacccctctacgAGCCCAAaccttctcctccttctccccTTCCAAGTCCTACAGCCGCCAGTCCTCCTCCTCGGACACGGAGCTGAGTCTCACCCCAAAAACCG CGAGGATTTGTCTGTCTCCCAGTTCTCCTCTCCATCAGTGTAAGTCTTCACCCCTTCCCACTATGGTCCCCAGGAGTAgaactcctccccttctccatgTGAGCCAATCAGACACAGCCATGCTGAGAAAGAGTGTGTCCTTCAGTGAGGACCTGCTACTAGTGGCCTCTG GCATGGGCAGTGGAGGCAGTGCCGGCAAGGAGGCGGGGCCTCTTAAAGCACTTCTGAGACAGCAGACCCAGTCAGCCTTGGAGCAGAgg gaGTTCCCCTTTTTTACACTGACTGGTTTCCCTGTGGGCTTTCTGCTTCACGTGGGTGGGGTGGTCAGTGCGCGTTCTGTGAAGCTTTTGGATCGAATTCACAATCCTG ACGAGCCAGAGACGCGAGACGCTTGGTGGGAGGAGATCCGTCAGGAGATCAAGTCCCACGCCAAGGCCCTGGGCTGCCATGCTGTGGTGGGCTACAGCGAGTCCACCAGCATCTG cgagGAAGTGTGTATTCTGTCGGCTTCAGGCACCGCCGCCATTCTCAGCTCCCGCTTCATGCAAGACGGCGCGTTGGACACGGAACACAG ATTTGAAGACACAGCGCCCCCTGCCTGCGGCTTCTGTCACATCCCGTATGATGAGCTGAACATGCCGTTTCCTGCCCAGCTCACGTACTGCCACTGCTGCCGACGCCACAAAGTGCCCGACGTGCTTTTCACCACCATAGACGTTCCCACTGAAGCCAGCATCACTGGCAAAGGCTGTCTGATCCAGGCcag GCTGTGCCGCACTAAGAAGAAGGCCCAGGGTGAGGGAAACGCCACGGCCATCAGCAACCTGCTGCCCTTCCTGGAGTACGAGCTGCACACGCAGCTGCTCAACAAGCTGAAGCTGCGTGGGATGAACGCGCTGTTTGGCCTGCGTGTGCAGATCAGCGTGGGCGACACCATGCTGCTGGGCCTGGCT tcgGCGACTGGGGTGTACCTGACAGCCCTGCCCAGTCCTGGAGGGATTCAGATAGCAGGGAAGACACCTAGTGACCTCACATATGAGCAACACGTCTCCAACATGCAGAAGAAAATCAACGACACCATTGCCAAAAACAAAGAGCTCTACGAGATCAGCCCTCCG GAGTGGGTTGAAGAAGTCATTGGCTCGCCGATTCCTGAATCACGTCAGCGGTCCCGCATCTTCCGCTCCCACTCGGAGAGCTCGGACGAGGTTCTGGAGTTGGACCTGTCTCACGGCAAGAAGGACGCCTTTGTGCTGGAG ATTGATGACACTGATGCTATTGAAGACATTCACTCCCTTCTTACCGACGCCCCAACGCCTCCAG GGTTTTACAGCTGCAACACTGAAATCATGCCTGGGATTTATAACTGGACTTCAAGTTTACAG ATGTTTACATCCGTAAGGGTCTTCCGCCTCAGCAATGCAAACCTGACCAATCAGGGCCTGAATAAGATCTTCAATGACCTCTGTGAGAACCTGCTAAAG AGTCTGTACTTCAAGCTGCGTTCTATGGTACCCTGCTGCCTATGTCATGTGAACTTCATTGTTGCTGTGCCTGAGGATGAACTTATCCAG gtggCAGTGACTGCAGTGGCCATGAGTTTGGATAAAGATCAGACTCAAGAGAATGGCAGACAAAGTGGAGATAAAACTCTTATGAAAG CCATTACAGAGAATGAAGAGCAGCTTCAGTTTCCTTTAGAGCTCAGTGCTGAATGTCCTTCCAACCCTCTCAGCTCTGCCAAAG gtTTGTCAGAGGTGTCTGGTCCTCTTCCAAGTGCCAGAG ACAGATGCAGCTCCTGGATAGAGCAGATTAGACTGAAAGCTCACACCATAAGACGTGGATCAATTAAAACAA CATCCTCTCTGGAGAAGTCCAGTCCGTTGCCGGACAGCCGCTCCCGCTCCCTGCGCTCGAACCGCTCCTGTCCTTCCAGCTCTGTTGCCGTGGTGAAAATGACCCCCCTCTCCTTCCTTCCTGGAACAAAGATCATCAAGTACCTCGGCATCATCAACATGTTCTTCATCAGAGAAACCACGTCACTGCGGGAG gaGGGTGGCGTAAGTGGGTTCCTGCACTCGTTTATAGCCGAGGTGTTTGCCATGGTACGAGCCCATGTGGCTGCTCTCGGAGGAAACGCTGTCGTCTCCTACAGCAtgaaagagtgtgtgttcatggagaACCCCAACAAAAACCAG GCTCAGTGCCTTATCAATGTGAGTGGAGACGCTGTGATTTTCATCCGGGAATCTGAGCTTGAGGCCACACCGTCCCAGACACAGTCAGGAAACGTGCAGACCTCCAGCAACGGAGAAGGAACCTGA
- the c2cd5 gene encoding C2 domain-containing protein 5 isoform X7, with protein sequence MPGKLKAKIVAGRHLPVMDRASDLTDAFVEVKFGNTTFKTDVCPKSLNPQWNSEWFKFEVDDEDLQDEPLQITVLDHDTYSANDAIGKVYIDIDPLLCSEAATVISGWFPIYDTIHGIRGEINVLVKVDLFNDLNRFRQSSCGVKFFCTMSIPRCFRAMVIHGFVEELVVNEDPEYQWIDRIRTPRASNEARQRLISLMSGELQRKIGLKVLEMGGNAVVGYLQCFDLEGESGLVVRAIGTACTLDKISSTCPAAVVPNLSNSSPSKDMKDSLQAVPSTLGCRSTHSSPVHSASSRLSQGFSVSVPTLLFAGMKNRQRSSEGPRARQCRAVFGEEAPGVPLSSGPPTPLRAQTFSSFSPSKSYSRQSSSSDTELSLTPKTGMGSGGSAGKEAGPLKALLRQQTQSALEQREFPFFTLTGFPVGFLLHVGGVVSARSVKLLDRIHNPDEPETRDAWWEEIRQEIKSHAKALGCHAVVGYSESTSICEEVCILSASGTAAILSSRFMQDGALDTEHRFEDTAPPACGFCHIPYDELNMPFPAQLTYCHCCRRHKVPDVLFTTIDVPTEASITGKGCLIQARLCRTKKKAQGEGNATAISNLLPFLEYELHTQLLNKLKLRGMNALFGLRVQISVGDTMLLGLASATGVYLTALPSPGGIQIAGKTPSDLTYEQHVSNMQKKINDTIAKNKELYEISPPEWVEEVIGSPIPESRQRSRIFRSHSESSDEVLELDLSHGKKDAFVLEIDDTDAIEDIHSLLTDAPTPPGFYSCNTEIMPGIYNWTSSLQMFTSVRVFRLSNANLTNQGLNKIFNDLCENLLKSLYFKLRSMVPCCLCHVNFIVAVPEDELIQVAVTAVAMSLDKDQTQENGRQSGDKTLMKAITENEEQLQFPLELSAECPSNPLSSAKGLSEVSGPLPSARAPSVDHSSFTDRCSSWIEQIRLKAHTIRRGSIKTTSSLEKSSPLPDSRSRSLRSNRSCPSSSVAVVKMTPLSFLPGTKIIKYLGIINMFFIRETTSLREEGGVSGFLHSFIAEVFAMVRAHVAALGGNAVVSYSMKECVFMENPNKNQAQCLINVSGDAVIFIRESELEATPSQTQSGNVQTSSNGEGT encoded by the exons ATGCCAGGAAAACTGAAGGCGAAGATTGTGGCGGGTCGGCATCTGCCCGTCATGGACCGTGCCAGCGATCTCACTGACGCTTTTGTGGAG GTGAAGTTTGGAAACACAACTTTTAAAACTGATGTGTGTCCCAAGTCTCTGAATCCTCAGTGGAATTCAGAGTGGTTTAAGTTTGAG GTAGATGACGAGGACTTACAGGACGAGCCATTGCAGATAACAGTTCTGGATCATGACACGTACAGCGCTAATGATGCCATAGGAAAGGTTTACATCGACATTGACCCGCTGCTTTGCAGTGAAGCTGCTACAGTAATCTCTGGCTGGTTTCCCATCTATGACACCATACatg GCATAAGAGGAGAGATCAATGTCCTAGTCAAAGTCGACCTCTTCAATGACCTGAACCGATTCCGTCAGTCTTCCTGTGGAGTCAAGTTCTTCTGTA CCATGTCGATCCCGCGCTGTTTCCGTGCCATGGTCATCCATGGCTTTGTGGAAGAGCTGGTGGTGAACGAGGATCCAGAGTACCAGTGGATCGACCGAATCCGGACTCCCCGGGCGTCCAACGAGGCCCGCCAGAGACTCATCTCGCTTATGTCAG GCGAACTCCAGCGTAAGATAGGTCTGAAGGTGCTGGAGATGGGTGGGAATGCAGTGGTTGGCTACCTGCAGTGTTTCGACCTGGAGGGCGAGTCCGGGCTGGTCGTGCGAGCTATCGGTACTGCCTGCACACTCGACAAAATCAGCAGCACGTGTCCAGCCGCCGTGGTCCCCAACCTGTCCAACTCGTCTCCATCGAAAGACATGAAAGA ctctcTGCAGGCTGTCCCTTCCACTCTTGGATGTCGTTCCACTCACAGCAGCCCGGTTCACAGTGCGAGCAGCCGTCTCTCTCAGGGCTTCTCCGTGTCTGTGCCAACACTGCTGTTCGCCGGTATGAAAAACAGACAAAGGAGCTCAGAGGGCCCCAGAGCCAGGCAGTGTAG GGCAGTTTTTGGGGAGGAGGCCCCTGGCGTTCCGTTGTCCTCAggaccccccacccctctacgAGCCCAAaccttctcctccttctccccTTCCAAGTCCTACAGCCGCCAGTCCTCCTCCTCGGACACGGAGCTGAGTCTCACCCCAAAAACCG GCATGGGCAGTGGAGGCAGTGCCGGCAAGGAGGCGGGGCCTCTTAAAGCACTTCTGAGACAGCAGACCCAGTCAGCCTTGGAGCAGAgg gaGTTCCCCTTTTTTACACTGACTGGTTTCCCTGTGGGCTTTCTGCTTCACGTGGGTGGGGTGGTCAGTGCGCGTTCTGTGAAGCTTTTGGATCGAATTCACAATCCTG ACGAGCCAGAGACGCGAGACGCTTGGTGGGAGGAGATCCGTCAGGAGATCAAGTCCCACGCCAAGGCCCTGGGCTGCCATGCTGTGGTGGGCTACAGCGAGTCCACCAGCATCTG cgagGAAGTGTGTATTCTGTCGGCTTCAGGCACCGCCGCCATTCTCAGCTCCCGCTTCATGCAAGACGGCGCGTTGGACACGGAACACAG ATTTGAAGACACAGCGCCCCCTGCCTGCGGCTTCTGTCACATCCCGTATGATGAGCTGAACATGCCGTTTCCTGCCCAGCTCACGTACTGCCACTGCTGCCGACGCCACAAAGTGCCCGACGTGCTTTTCACCACCATAGACGTTCCCACTGAAGCCAGCATCACTGGCAAAGGCTGTCTGATCCAGGCcag GCTGTGCCGCACTAAGAAGAAGGCCCAGGGTGAGGGAAACGCCACGGCCATCAGCAACCTGCTGCCCTTCCTGGAGTACGAGCTGCACACGCAGCTGCTCAACAAGCTGAAGCTGCGTGGGATGAACGCGCTGTTTGGCCTGCGTGTGCAGATCAGCGTGGGCGACACCATGCTGCTGGGCCTGGCT tcgGCGACTGGGGTGTACCTGACAGCCCTGCCCAGTCCTGGAGGGATTCAGATAGCAGGGAAGACACCTAGTGACCTCACATATGAGCAACACGTCTCCAACATGCAGAAGAAAATCAACGACACCATTGCCAAAAACAAAGAGCTCTACGAGATCAGCCCTCCG GAGTGGGTTGAAGAAGTCATTGGCTCGCCGATTCCTGAATCACGTCAGCGGTCCCGCATCTTCCGCTCCCACTCGGAGAGCTCGGACGAGGTTCTGGAGTTGGACCTGTCTCACGGCAAGAAGGACGCCTTTGTGCTGGAG ATTGATGACACTGATGCTATTGAAGACATTCACTCCCTTCTTACCGACGCCCCAACGCCTCCAG GGTTTTACAGCTGCAACACTGAAATCATGCCTGGGATTTATAACTGGACTTCAAGTTTACAG ATGTTTACATCCGTAAGGGTCTTCCGCCTCAGCAATGCAAACCTGACCAATCAGGGCCTGAATAAGATCTTCAATGACCTCTGTGAGAACCTGCTAAAG AGTCTGTACTTCAAGCTGCGTTCTATGGTACCCTGCTGCCTATGTCATGTGAACTTCATTGTTGCTGTGCCTGAGGATGAACTTATCCAG gtggCAGTGACTGCAGTGGCCATGAGTTTGGATAAAGATCAGACTCAAGAGAATGGCAGACAAAGTGGAGATAAAACTCTTATGAAAG CCATTACAGAGAATGAAGAGCAGCTTCAGTTTCCTTTAGAGCTCAGTGCTGAATGTCCTTCCAACCCTCTCAGCTCTGCCAAAG gtTTGTCAGAGGTGTCTGGTCCTCTTCCAAGTGCCAGAG ccCCCTCAGTTGATCACAGTTCCTTTACAGACAGATGCAGCTCCTGGATAGAGCAGATTAGACTGAAAGCTCACACCATAAGACGTGGATCAATTAAAACAA CATCCTCTCTGGAGAAGTCCAGTCCGTTGCCGGACAGCCGCTCCCGCTCCCTGCGCTCGAACCGCTCCTGTCCTTCCAGCTCTGTTGCCGTGGTGAAAATGACCCCCCTCTCCTTCCTTCCTGGAACAAAGATCATCAAGTACCTCGGCATCATCAACATGTTCTTCATCAGAGAAACCACGTCACTGCGGGAG gaGGGTGGCGTAAGTGGGTTCCTGCACTCGTTTATAGCCGAGGTGTTTGCCATGGTACGAGCCCATGTGGCTGCTCTCGGAGGAAACGCTGTCGTCTCCTACAGCAtgaaagagtgtgtgttcatggagaACCCCAACAAAAACCAG GCTCAGTGCCTTATCAATGTGAGTGGAGACGCTGTGATTTTCATCCGGGAATCTGAGCTTGAGGCCACACCGTCCCAGACACAGTCAGGAAACGTGCAGACCTCCAGCAACGGAGAAGGAACCTGA
- the c2cd5 gene encoding C2 domain-containing protein 5 isoform X2 has product MPGKLKAKIVAGRHLPVMDRASDLTDAFVEVKFGNTTFKTDVCPKSLNPQWNSEWFKFEVDDEDLQDEPLQITVLDHDTYSANDAIGKVYIDIDPLLCSEAATVISGWFPIYDTIHGIRGEINVLVKVDLFNDLNRFRQSSCGVKFFCTMSIPRCFRAMVIHGFVEELVVNEDPEYQWIDRIRTPRASNEARQRLISLMSGELQRKIGLKVLEMGGNAVVGYLQCFDLEGESGLVVRAIGTACTLDKISSTCPAAVVPNLSNSSPSKDMKDSLQAVPSTLGCRSTHSSPVHSASSRLSQGFSVSVPTLLFAGMKNRQRSSEGPRARQCRAVFGEEAPGVPLSSGPPTPLRAQTFSSFSPSKSYSRQSSSSDTELSLTPKTARICLSPSSPLHQCKSSPLPTMVPRSRTPPLLHVSQSDTAMLRKSVSFSEDLLLVASGMGSGGSAGKEAGPLKALLRQQTQSALEQREFPFFTLTGFPVGFLLHVGGVVSARSVKLLDRIHNPDEPETRDAWWEEIRQEIKSHAKALGCHAVVGYSESTSICEEVCILSASGTAAILSSRFMQDGALDTEHRFEDTAPPACGFCHIPYDELNMPFPAQLTYCHCCRRHKVPDVLFTTIDVPTEASITGKGCLIQARLCRTKKKAQGEGNATAISNLLPFLEYELHTQLLNKLKLRGMNALFGLRVQISVGDTMLLGLASATGVYLTALPSPGGIQIAGKTPSDLTYEQHVSNMQKKINDTIAKNKELYEISPPKLFTLDPDAFVNINTEWVEEVIGSPIPESRQRSRIFRSHSESSDEVLELDLSHGKKDAFVLEIDDTDAIEDIHSLLTDAPTPPGFYSCNTEIMPGIYNWTSSLQMFTSVRVFRLSNANLTNQGLNKIFNDLCENLLKSLYFKLRSMVPCCLCHVNFIVAVPEDELIQVAVTAVAMSLDKDQTQENGRQSGDKTLMKAITENEEQLQFPLELSAECPSNPLSSAKGLSEVSGPLPSARDRCSSWIEQIRLKAHTIRRGSIKTTSSLEKSSPLPDSRSRSLRSNRSCPSSSVAVVKMTPLSFLPGTKIIKYLGIINMFFIRETTSLREEGGVSGFLHSFIAEVFAMVRAHVAALGGNAVVSYSMKECVFMENPNKNQAQCLINVSGDAVIFIRESELEATPSQTQSGNVQTSSNGEGT; this is encoded by the exons ATGCCAGGAAAACTGAAGGCGAAGATTGTGGCGGGTCGGCATCTGCCCGTCATGGACCGTGCCAGCGATCTCACTGACGCTTTTGTGGAG GTGAAGTTTGGAAACACAACTTTTAAAACTGATGTGTGTCCCAAGTCTCTGAATCCTCAGTGGAATTCAGAGTGGTTTAAGTTTGAG GTAGATGACGAGGACTTACAGGACGAGCCATTGCAGATAACAGTTCTGGATCATGACACGTACAGCGCTAATGATGCCATAGGAAAGGTTTACATCGACATTGACCCGCTGCTTTGCAGTGAAGCTGCTACAGTAATCTCTGGCTGGTTTCCCATCTATGACACCATACatg GCATAAGAGGAGAGATCAATGTCCTAGTCAAAGTCGACCTCTTCAATGACCTGAACCGATTCCGTCAGTCTTCCTGTGGAGTCAAGTTCTTCTGTA CCATGTCGATCCCGCGCTGTTTCCGTGCCATGGTCATCCATGGCTTTGTGGAAGAGCTGGTGGTGAACGAGGATCCAGAGTACCAGTGGATCGACCGAATCCGGACTCCCCGGGCGTCCAACGAGGCCCGCCAGAGACTCATCTCGCTTATGTCAG GCGAACTCCAGCGTAAGATAGGTCTGAAGGTGCTGGAGATGGGTGGGAATGCAGTGGTTGGCTACCTGCAGTGTTTCGACCTGGAGGGCGAGTCCGGGCTGGTCGTGCGAGCTATCGGTACTGCCTGCACACTCGACAAAATCAGCAGCACGTGTCCAGCCGCCGTGGTCCCCAACCTGTCCAACTCGTCTCCATCGAAAGACATGAAAGA ctctcTGCAGGCTGTCCCTTCCACTCTTGGATGTCGTTCCACTCACAGCAGCCCGGTTCACAGTGCGAGCAGCCGTCTCTCTCAGGGCTTCTCCGTGTCTGTGCCAACACTGCTGTTCGCCGGTATGAAAAACAGACAAAGGAGCTCAGAGGGCCCCAGAGCCAGGCAGTGTAG GGCAGTTTTTGGGGAGGAGGCCCCTGGCGTTCCGTTGTCCTCAggaccccccacccctctacgAGCCCAAaccttctcctccttctccccTTCCAAGTCCTACAGCCGCCAGTCCTCCTCCTCGGACACGGAGCTGAGTCTCACCCCAAAAACCG CGAGGATTTGTCTGTCTCCCAGTTCTCCTCTCCATCAGTGTAAGTCTTCACCCCTTCCCACTATGGTCCCCAGGAGTAgaactcctccccttctccatgTGAGCCAATCAGACACAGCCATGCTGAGAAAGAGTGTGTCCTTCAGTGAGGACCTGCTACTAGTGGCCTCTG GCATGGGCAGTGGAGGCAGTGCCGGCAAGGAGGCGGGGCCTCTTAAAGCACTTCTGAGACAGCAGACCCAGTCAGCCTTGGAGCAGAgg gaGTTCCCCTTTTTTACACTGACTGGTTTCCCTGTGGGCTTTCTGCTTCACGTGGGTGGGGTGGTCAGTGCGCGTTCTGTGAAGCTTTTGGATCGAATTCACAATCCTG ACGAGCCAGAGACGCGAGACGCTTGGTGGGAGGAGATCCGTCAGGAGATCAAGTCCCACGCCAAGGCCCTGGGCTGCCATGCTGTGGTGGGCTACAGCGAGTCCACCAGCATCTG cgagGAAGTGTGTATTCTGTCGGCTTCAGGCACCGCCGCCATTCTCAGCTCCCGCTTCATGCAAGACGGCGCGTTGGACACGGAACACAG ATTTGAAGACACAGCGCCCCCTGCCTGCGGCTTCTGTCACATCCCGTATGATGAGCTGAACATGCCGTTTCCTGCCCAGCTCACGTACTGCCACTGCTGCCGACGCCACAAAGTGCCCGACGTGCTTTTCACCACCATAGACGTTCCCACTGAAGCCAGCATCACTGGCAAAGGCTGTCTGATCCAGGCcag GCTGTGCCGCACTAAGAAGAAGGCCCAGGGTGAGGGAAACGCCACGGCCATCAGCAACCTGCTGCCCTTCCTGGAGTACGAGCTGCACACGCAGCTGCTCAACAAGCTGAAGCTGCGTGGGATGAACGCGCTGTTTGGCCTGCGTGTGCAGATCAGCGTGGGCGACACCATGCTGCTGGGCCTGGCT tcgGCGACTGGGGTGTACCTGACAGCCCTGCCCAGTCCTGGAGGGATTCAGATAGCAGGGAAGACACCTAGTGACCTCACATATGAGCAACACGTCTCCAACATGCAGAAGAAAATCAACGACACCATTGCCAAAAACAAAGAGCTCTACGAGATCAGCCCTCCG AAACTATTCACTCTGGACCCAGACGCTTTCGTAAACATCAACACG GAGTGGGTTGAAGAAGTCATTGGCTCGCCGATTCCTGAATCACGTCAGCGGTCCCGCATCTTCCGCTCCCACTCGGAGAGCTCGGACGAGGTTCTGGAGTTGGACCTGTCTCACGGCAAGAAGGACGCCTTTGTGCTGGAG ATTGATGACACTGATGCTATTGAAGACATTCACTCCCTTCTTACCGACGCCCCAACGCCTCCAG GGTTTTACAGCTGCAACACTGAAATCATGCCTGGGATTTATAACTGGACTTCAAGTTTACAG ATGTTTACATCCGTAAGGGTCTTCCGCCTCAGCAATGCAAACCTGACCAATCAGGGCCTGAATAAGATCTTCAATGACCTCTGTGAGAACCTGCTAAAG AGTCTGTACTTCAAGCTGCGTTCTATGGTACCCTGCTGCCTATGTCATGTGAACTTCATTGTTGCTGTGCCTGAGGATGAACTTATCCAG gtggCAGTGACTGCAGTGGCCATGAGTTTGGATAAAGATCAGACTCAAGAGAATGGCAGACAAAGTGGAGATAAAACTCTTATGAAAG CCATTACAGAGAATGAAGAGCAGCTTCAGTTTCCTTTAGAGCTCAGTGCTGAATGTCCTTCCAACCCTCTCAGCTCTGCCAAAG gtTTGTCAGAGGTGTCTGGTCCTCTTCCAAGTGCCAGAG ACAGATGCAGCTCCTGGATAGAGCAGATTAGACTGAAAGCTCACACCATAAGACGTGGATCAATTAAAACAA CATCCTCTCTGGAGAAGTCCAGTCCGTTGCCGGACAGCCGCTCCCGCTCCCTGCGCTCGAACCGCTCCTGTCCTTCCAGCTCTGTTGCCGTGGTGAAAATGACCCCCCTCTCCTTCCTTCCTGGAACAAAGATCATCAAGTACCTCGGCATCATCAACATGTTCTTCATCAGAGAAACCACGTCACTGCGGGAG gaGGGTGGCGTAAGTGGGTTCCTGCACTCGTTTATAGCCGAGGTGTTTGCCATGGTACGAGCCCATGTGGCTGCTCTCGGAGGAAACGCTGTCGTCTCCTACAGCAtgaaagagtgtgtgttcatggagaACCCCAACAAAAACCAG GCTCAGTGCCTTATCAATGTGAGTGGAGACGCTGTGATTTTCATCCGGGAATCTGAGCTTGAGGCCACACCGTCCCAGACACAGTCAGGAAACGTGCAGACCTCCAGCAACGGAGAAGGAACCTGA